From the genome of Leptospira saintgironsiae, one region includes:
- the pstC gene encoding phosphate ABC transporter permease subunit PstC: protein MSKLDPLLRYLLHPSRRKIDVFAETLVKGTAATSILIILLIFFFVFREASSLFFSDSPQATSTIQSSGAPSEYNPDSSSDAPTAQAPTEYNPDGDTLELNKPVAVAAPEPEKLSLFENLFSKIWQPVSSVPKFGILPLIVGTAKTTIIAILLGAPLAILAALNITFFVPARVREIVKPAIEMLANFPSVVIGFFCLMDVATLVKATFDIDFRLNALTGGIGLAIAVTPIIFTVAEDALSTVPQSYRQASLALGATEWQTAYRVMLPAALPGVFAAVLLGIGRAFGETMIALMATGNAPMMSFGIFDPSRTFAATIGAEMGEVIWGSEHYNILFFLGVLLFLFTFSLNAITELYVKKRLMKKFQGS from the coding sequence ATGAGCAAACTCGATCCTCTGCTGAGATATCTATTACATCCGAGCAGAAGAAAAATAGACGTTTTCGCGGAAACCTTAGTAAAAGGAACCGCTGCAACTTCCATCCTTATCATTCTTCTTATTTTTTTCTTCGTCTTTAGAGAAGCTTCTTCCTTATTCTTCTCAGATTCTCCGCAAGCCACCTCTACTATACAAAGCTCCGGAGCGCCATCGGAATATAATCCTGACTCCAGCTCGGATGCACCTACGGCACAGGCTCCTACGGAATATAATCCCGATGGAGATACTTTAGAATTAAATAAACCTGTTGCTGTTGCTGCTCCAGAACCTGAAAAACTTTCTCTTTTCGAAAATCTTTTCAGCAAAATATGGCAGCCGGTATCTTCTGTTCCTAAGTTTGGTATTCTACCTTTGATCGTAGGAACTGCAAAAACTACAATTATAGCGATTCTACTCGGAGCGCCTTTAGCTATTTTAGCTGCTTTGAATATTACGTTTTTTGTACCTGCAAGAGTAAGAGAGATAGTAAAACCAGCAATTGAAATGCTTGCAAACTTCCCTTCCGTTGTGATCGGATTTTTCTGTTTAATGGATGTTGCTACTTTAGTAAAGGCAACCTTCGACATAGATTTCAGATTGAACGCTTTGACTGGAGGGATCGGTCTTGCTATCGCAGTCACTCCTATCATATTTACTGTGGCAGAAGACGCATTAAGCACAGTGCCTCAATCTTATAGACAAGCTTCTTTAGCATTAGGCGCTACTGAATGGCAAACCGCTTATAGAGTTATGCTTCCTGCAGCATTGCCTGGCGTATTTGCAGCAGTACTTTTAGGCATAGGAAGAGCCTTTGGAGAGACAATGATCGCTCTTATGGCTACTGGAAATGCCCCAATGATGAGCTTCGGTATTTTTGATCCGAGTAGGACATTTGCCGCCACGATCGGTGCGGAAATGGGAGAAGTTATCTGGGGATCGGAACATTATAATATTCTGTTTTTCCTAGGAGTTCTTCTTTTCCTATTCACTTTTTCCTTGAACGCAATCACTGAGCTGTATGTTAAAAAACGGCTTATGAAAAAGTTCCAAGGCTCCTAA
- a CDS encoding phosphate ABC transporter substrate-binding protein — MKKIGLRLIVLLAFALSSFSVSGEEKKTITIKGSDTMVILVQKWTETFPDKSVQFQVTGGGSGTGIAALINGTTDICSASRPLKPQEIQQLKEKYNSNGVEIKVAIDGISLYVNKKNPVAKLSLEEIRKIFTGKITNWKEVGGEDHKIVLYSRENNSGTYEYFKEHALEKQDFDPSAQHMVGTAALVNAISKDKWGIGYGGAAYASGVKDVAVSADANSKAELPTEANILTNKYPISRYLYFYLREAPKDQTKKFIDWVIGKDGQKVVKDVGYFPLKKK, encoded by the coding sequence ATGAAAAAGATAGGTTTAAGACTTATTGTCTTATTAGCATTCGCTCTTTCTTCATTTTCCGTATCCGGGGAAGAGAAAAAGACAATCACAATAAAAGGATCCGATACGATGGTTATCCTGGTTCAAAAATGGACCGAAACCTTCCCGGATAAATCCGTTCAATTCCAAGTTACAGGAGGAGGATCCGGAACTGGGATCGCAGCTCTGATCAACGGAACTACAGATATTTGTTCTGCTTCTCGCCCTCTCAAACCTCAAGAAATCCAGCAATTAAAGGAAAAATATAATTCCAATGGTGTGGAAATCAAGGTTGCAATCGACGGTATTTCTCTTTATGTAAACAAAAAGAATCCAGTCGCAAAACTTTCTCTGGAAGAAATCCGTAAAATTTTCACAGGAAAGATCACTAATTGGAAAGAAGTTGGCGGAGAAGATCATAAAATCGTACTTTATAGCCGCGAGAATAACTCCGGAACTTACGAGTATTTCAAAGAACATGCTTTGGAAAAACAAGACTTTGATCCTTCTGCACAACATATGGTAGGAACTGCAGCACTAGTTAACGCAATCTCCAAAGACAAATGGGGAATCGGTTACGGTGGAGCAGCTTACGCTTCCGGAGTTAAAGACGTTGCAGTTTCTGCAGACGCAAACTCTAAAGCGGAACTTCCAACTGAAGCGAACATTTTGACCAATAAATATCCAATCTCCAGATATCTATATTTTTATCTGAGAGAAGCACCTAAAGACCAAACTAAAAAGTTTATCGATTGGGTGATTGGAAAAGACGGACAAAAAGTAGTGAAGGACGTAGGTTACTTCCCTCTTAAGAAAAAGTAA
- a CDS encoding LA_3150 family lipoprotein has protein sequence MKSKLKFILPLLGLLAISCSSNTKEDSALLGALIGTPDDGNNSIVVVEVAGNFTDYTGECYDHFTVLGVSNSTISPTNYYLYVMFGHSLDTELRKSALSTSTCSSLGFLGSGIPTNASPVNFRYYTCDPNLGQAGGDCGKKIKTAVGFPTN, from the coding sequence ATGAAATCTAAACTTAAATTCATACTTCCACTTTTGGGACTTTTAGCAATTTCTTGCTCTTCCAATACAAAGGAAGATTCTGCACTATTGGGAGCCTTGATTGGAACTCCTGATGACGGAAACAATTCCATCGTAGTAGTAGAGGTTGCAGGAAATTTCACTGACTATACGGGAGAATGTTACGATCATTTCACCGTTTTGGGAGTTTCTAATTCTACGATCTCTCCGACCAACTATTATCTTTATGTAATGTTTGGACATTCTCTGGATACAGAACTTAGGAAATCTGCCCTTTCTACTTCTACTTGCAGCAGCTTGGGTTTCTTGGGTTCAGGAATTCCTACAAACGCGAGTCCAGTGAATTTTAGATATTATACCTGTGATCCAAACCTGGGGCAAGCCGGAGGAGATTGTGGGAAGAAGATTAAGACAGCAGTAGGATTTCCTACCAACTAA